Below is a window of Electrophorus electricus isolate fEleEle1 chromosome 1, fEleEle1.pri, whole genome shotgun sequence DNA.
TTTGTCCAGACAAGGATTCTGGGTTTCCATCTGTGAAGAGATATGAGGGGGCAGCACCTGACCTAAAGTTCCTAAAATGTCTCTGAGAGAAATGGACCAAACCTAAAAACCTCTGCAGTTCCAAGGATGAGTACAGTCACTGCTGCCACCTTTGAGGTATCCATGGTAACCCCTTGAGGGCCTATGACAAAGCCCAAGAAATATATTTCTCCAACTTAGCAAGCTGTCAACCCTGACcagatccccagaggaggctatcgcctatatgaccagatccccagaggaggctatcAACCATGACcagatccccagaggaggctatcgcctatatgaccagatccccagaggaggctatcgcctatatgaccagatccccagaggaggctatcgcccatatgaccagatccccagaggaggctatcgcctatatgaccagatccccagaggaggctatcgcccatatgaccagatccccagaggaggctatcgcccatatgaccagatccccagaggaggctatcgcccatatgaccagatccccagaggaggctatcACCCATATGACcagatccccagaggaggctatcgcctatatgaccagatccccagaggaggctatcgcctatatgaccagatccccagaggaggctatcgcccatatgaccagatccccagaggaggctatcgcccatatgaccagatccccagaggaggctatcgcctatatgaccagatccccagaggaggctatcgcctatatgaccagatccccagaggaggctatcgcctatatgaccagatccccagaggaggctatcgcctatatgaccagatccccagaggaggctatcgcccatatgaccagatccccagaggaggctatcgcccatatgaccagatccccagaggaggctatcgcccatatgaccagatccccagaggaggctatcgcccatatgaccagatccccagaggaggctatcgcccatatgaccagatccccagaggaggctatcgcccatatgaccagatccccagaggaggctatcgcctatatgaccagatccccagaggaggctatcgcctatatgaccagatccccagaggaggctatcgcctatatgaccagatccccagaggaggctatcgcccatatgaccagatccccagaggaggctatcgcccatatgaccagatccccagaggaggctatcgcctatatgaccagatccccagaggaggctatcgcccatatgaccagatccccagaggaggctatcACCCCTATGACTAAatccccagaggaggctatcgcccatatgaccagatccccagaggaggctatcgcccatatgaccagatccccagaggaggctatcACCCCTATGACTAAATCCCCAGAGGAGGCTCTAAACCATGACCAGACCCCAAGAGGAGGCTATCAACCATGACCAGATCCCCAGGAGGAGGCTATCGCCTATATGACcagatccccagaggaggctatcgcccatatgaccagatccccagaggaggctatcACCCCTATGACTAAatccccagaggaggctatcgcccatatgaccagatccccagaggaggctatcgcccatatgaccagatccccagaggaggctatcACCCCTATGACTAAATCCCCAGAGGAGGCTCTAAACCATGACCAGACCCCAAGAGGAGGCTATCAACCATGACCAGATCCCCAGGAGGAGGCTATCAACCATGACCAGATTCCTaaaggaggttttttttttttcatcattacCTTctcaaattaacaaaaatatctGGGTCATTGTGTCTAGTACTTACTTAAAAACTAAACCTTACTTTAAACAATACATGCACCTTAGATTATAACTATGAAGCAATGTCTCAAAAATTTTTTTCACAATGTCAGTGTTGTTTGTTTCGCTTGCTTCACTGGTAGCTAATGTCTGAAGAACATCAAAAACTATCTTAGCAGCTTTAAGAAATGCCACATTTACTAAATATAACAGTGTAATGAGACCAAGTGCATATTCGCGTTTTgcagtaaaacatttaacagaCTTTGAGTTGCAGCAGTCTGCTCTCCATCTTTGCTCCTTTTTAGCAGAATATCTCACCCCCCACTTGAAATGTAGAATTTACTTGGTCCTGCTAATGAGTCTGACTAGGTGTCAGTTCCTGTCTATAGGTCAGTGCTTTGAGCAGTTTAGGAGAGtggagatttttttcttctaaatatAAGCAGCTGAGCTTTAATCTAAAGGCGTGAGACATTGCACCAGTCCTATAAAGGGGGCTCAAATGCCTGCCCAAACTGACCCTGACcgtgaccctgaccctgaccctgaccctgccTGGCCCCATGGAGCAGGGCCTTGGCCCATTGGTTGGGTTGTAGAGCAGGGGGACTTAAAGGGATAATTTAGTGTGTCAGTGTTATTTGTAAGGATCTGAAGGCATTCACGCTTTTGCCCTACCCCGTTACATGCTGGCGTAGAAAAGGAATTTTTAtacactgactgactgagtgtCTGAGTGACTGACTCACTAACTGACTGATTCACTGACGTACtaactcactgactcactgaatgactcactgactgactgatccGCTTTGTTgaaatgcacatgcattcacatcTATGAAGGTATCAGGCTATGTTAGTGTCACACACAAAACGGTCATCATTGAAGACAGATATAAACATCTTGCCAGTTTTGTTGGAGAGAGTTTAAGTTAACATGTCGTTATGTTGTTACGTTGTCCCTTTATAAGcccactgtgtttgtgtgattgtcggtcattgtcattgtgttgttttcctttctaAGTCCTCTGTGATTGTCTAATTGCTGGCCGTTGTTGTGTTATTTTCCTTTATAAGTCCACTGTGCTTGTCTGATTGCTGGCCGTATATCTAGACATGAACATGAAATTATAATATGTGAACATATTTAGCGGAGaggactctgtgtgttttgcagttggtgtgtgtgtgtgtgtgtgtgtgtgtgtgtgtttaggggtgaTTTAGCTCTGAGAAGCAGGAATGTGGAGAGTGAAGCTTGTCACAGACTCTCTCAGGTGATGACATGCTGCTATATATTTTGCTGCAAGAGTTGAGGTGTGTTCTACTCCAAAAAAGATCATTTTTCATGTTGGGTCACAGTAGTAACATTTGTGGttatcttttatatttttcatgtgaAATTGTTTCATAGGTTTTTTAATTGTGCACAGTAAAGGAGAAAGTGCATCTCTAAATGAATCAATTACATTTGAACATATTAATGACATTTCACACATTGTGGTCGAGGGCATTGTGAGAAAACCTGTTAAAATCGTTTTATTCCTGTCATAGAATGCTCCCCTctcactggtcacgtggtatggcctgccacgtACAGTGGGAGTGTCTTGTTTGTCTTGATTGTAATCAAGGTTActtgtttgcacacacctgtactttagtgttgttctgtatttatgtatttaaatccctgtCGGTATGTGCATCACTGTCAGTCATTGCCTGTGTTCACACTACCTTCGTTCGTGTCCGCGATCATATTGTCAGTGCCCGTGATTGTGTTCGCCgtttatgttatatgtgagtgccactgttgtgtatgtgtatgtcaaTAAATGCCTGTCTCtttcaagggagtctgtgcatccttcTCTGTGCCCTGTGGCATTCGGGCTGTTACAATTCCCTCAAGGTTAAAGCTAGTCTTTATGAGTGATGTTATTAACAGACATTTATTGCTAGCAAGTAACTATAAGGAAACTTCCCTATTTTCCATAATCCCGTCCCTCGGGTGCCACCGGCTGCCCCGCCTGGGTCTGGTTGTCCCTCCTCAGGGCCCCTTGGGGCCCGTTTCTCCAAACGAgtgacacagagtcagagataCTGAGAGGCACACGCACtttatgacatttaattttaagataACTTGTATAGTGATGAACACAAACTGATTAAAGTATTTGTTCAGGAATAATCTTAATGACTTTAGCCAGTGGATCTACactcattcttctctctctctcacgcacacactcatacacacacatacttttatgCTCTAAGAGTGTAGCAGTTCTAGACATATTGTCCTGATTTTTTAGCACATTCAGCGATttctcctaaacacacacacagcatctttGTTTCTTATCATGCTCTCCTCTAAAGAAGGAGTGCAGGTTcctggtgagtgtgagaggtcctgtgaggtgtgtgtgttttgtgtatgaacatgtgtttctgtttctcctgaacggcatgttctctctctctctttctctctctctctctctctctctctctcactctctctctctctgtctttctgtcattctcttttgatctctgtctctctctctgtttttctttcagctttttaaacttattttgtCATAAACTGACCCTCCAGCATGGACTcggacatctgtaaagctgatGTGTGACAGCAGTTGTAAAAAGATCTCTATAAAGACATTTGGCTTTGTCTTTGCCTCTCGCTCACCAAGCATTTCAGTATCCTGTGCTGATCTTTTCCGATTATGGGTTTTATTTTTCAGCCAGAAATTTCCTGTTCATGAAGCGTACAGCTGCCTTCTATTTGATTGTGAAGTGCCTTTGAAAAAAGGTATTCAAATCCTCccagcacgcgcacacacacacacacacacacacacacacacacacacacacacacacacacacacacacacacatatatacatacacacgcatgcacacacacacatgcatgcgcacacacacacacacacacacacacacacgcgcacgcatgcacacacacacacgcatgcacacacataaacacacacacacacacacacatgcatgcacacacacacacgcatgcacacacacacacacacacacacacacgcacgcacacacacacacacacgcatgcacacacgcacatgcacacacacgtgcacacacattcacacacacacacacacacattaacttaAATAGGAAAagcagaattattatttttcctttttaagtaattaaataattacaattatttttcatttcttatataaagttataaagttgTAAACAATTAAACGTTTCATGTTTcgcatgtgggtgtatgtgcatgtgtgtgtgtgcctgcaggtTTTTGTTCAAATGCAGATCATAGACATGTGTCTCCTGTAAGAATGGTGAGCAATATTATCTTACTCACTTCCATGTTGCGCAGCGCTGgataaaattagatttttaaaagttagtattattattattattgttattattatgctgattttgaatctgtttttagaatatAAGTACTATTTACAATAAGCACAACTATAAGTACTATTTTACAATAAGTACAACTATAAGTACTATTTTACAATAAGTACAACTATAAGTACTATTTTACAATAAGCACAATTATAAGTACTATTTTACAATAAGTACAACAATAAGTACTATTTTACAATAAGCACAACTATAAGTACTATTTTACAATAAGCATGCCATTATTATCATATGTCACGGCACATCCTCCTCCCCTTAGACTCCTGCCTATGTTAATGTGAcgttgtctctgtgtgcgtgtgtatgtgtgtgtgtgtgtgtgtgtgtgtgtgtgtgtgtgtgtgtgtctgtgtgtgttcatggtaACACCCCTCCTGTttaacacacctgttcctcattttccATCgttaacatgtttatttaaggTCCCACTTAGTCAGTAGCCTTTCTTGGTGTTTAACCCTCTTTTGAGGTGATATACTGttaatgttatattgttattgtgTGAAACCTgtttagcttttgttttgtgttattcaCGTTCAGCGTTCTTCCTCGTATTTTAGTTTCcttttgtttaatgtgtttaataaatgtttattaaccTGCCTCGCTTCCTGAGttacatattatttattcatacaactgtatttacaaacatacttctaaaatgtGCAGGTGTATGCCTTTcacctatatttggcctcaggaacattcTCTAACTTCTCAAATTTTACCCTTGAAtcactgtatttctgtatttatagtAATGAGTTACACAGGACATCAGGGATCCCAATTACATATGAATTAAAATCATGTGGTTTTTATGCTTTTATAGAGGTTGTTTCCATGTCATTGTGAGCATGTTGAGTAAAATTCTGTgaagtttggttttttttgtcttactaAAGACTTTCAGTATCTGCGGAATATAGACGAGAGTAGCACAAACCTTATATGTACATTTGTTACAGATATCTTAATTTTTTAGGCACATGTTAAATTTTGGCATACAGGTATGTTAATTTGTTAGGCATATGTTAATTGTTTAGGCATATGTTAATTTTTGTTCTAACAACCAAATGTAGCCTTTGGTTTTTGTAGTGATGcatggttgtcatggtgaaacAGTAACACAGATTGTGAACTTCTGTTCATGCGACCACCAGTATGACCACTTCCTGTGTGCATCCCCTTTGCAGTGTGTAGACTGATTCCTCAGTACTACAGAAGCAGAGCCTTCTCTtaaactaacaacaacaacccatAAAACACAGCCGTGTGCTTGAATATGTGAGTTGAACAGAAAGCTTTGTGGCATTACTGTGCTCTCGGTTTAAAGCCCTGACTGGCTCTGTGTGCCTGAATGATACTGGATTGATACTTCATCACACTGACTGGATAAGGAAGGCAAAAGTAGAGCTGTTCCTCTAAGATGCTTATAAGCTCAGGAGCTCTTCTGTTGCTCTTCTTGTGACCCTGTTTTACCCAATAGGAGCGTCTGAACAGAGTTAACAGGGCTACTGGTAGACTTGATGACCACTGCGACTCGGAGGAAAATGAGTATCACGAGCCTGAGGAGCCAATCAAACACTTTTACCCTCCTAGAACAAAGAAGGCTGATTCTCAGTATGCAGGTAACATCGAACCAattgaaaatgttgaaaatggagtgcaaaaacaaagaatcaaacaaacaaatacctGCTGGCAAATATactggtaacacacacacacacacacacacacacacacacacacacacacacagagacaaggcTTAGAGCCAAATGGATGTAAAATCTGTGACATGTCATAAAAAACCTCCTGTTGTCCAGTGTTTGGGGAACCGTTAAGAAAAGAGTAAGTATAAGGGTCAGAAGGGTAAAGGTCAGCAAAGTAAGGGTCATAAGCAGTCCAGTCAGCAGAAAGGTGAATGCTTACTTGAGCCCCTCAAGTTTcacatgtgaatatgtgtgcATTGATGAGTGAAGATATAGGAACCTTGAATCTAATCTTTATTGTGTTGGACCGTAATTTCATTCAACTTTGACTACACACTTCAGCATATGGACTAATAGAATccagaaacacacccacagttTTGCCATGTAGACACTCCGCCTGTGAACCCTGGCCTGGTGTTTGAGCTGTAGACACTCCGCCTGTGAACCCTGGCCTGGTGTTTGAGCTGTAGACACTCCGCCTGTGAACCCTGGCCTGGTGTTTGAGCTGTAGACACTCCGCCTGTGAACCCTGGCCTGGTGTTTGAGCTGTAGACACTCCGCCTGTGAACCCTGGCCTGGTGTTTGAGCTGTAGACACTCCACCTGTGAACCCTGGCCTGGTGTTTGAGCTGTAGACACTCCACCTGTGAACCCTGGCCTGGTGTTCTGAGAGGGGACGGAGGAGAAAACCATGTTCATTAAATTTTtaactgtttctttaaaatcCTGATGTTTAATGTTGACCAAGATGgtagttgtgtgtttttgacaCTGACAGACTTTcactgagagatgtgtgtgtcatagaTTACACTGGAGCAAGTTTATAAGTGTTCCAACATGTCCATCTGGTGGCCAAAATATGATATTGCAATATGGACTAAATTATTTCAGCAACATTTCAGTTTGACTTACTCACTTActctgtggtaatgtgtgtgtgtgtgtgtgtgtgtgtgtgtgtgtgtgtgtgtgtgtgtgtgtgtgtgtgtgtgtgtgtgtgtgtgtgtgtagataggcATCCTATGAAAACATGGGCTTCTGAGAGTGGAGCAGAAGATTACAGGGTTGGTGCCTCAGAATAATttactatctgtgtgtgtgtctgtgtgtctgtgtgcatatgtgtgttagtgttagttaaAAATGTTAGTTTTCCTGAGCACTAGAATAAAGCTGCAATAATTATATTGTGTAACCTGAAGTTGAACTGTGTTTATCCTCAGAAGGCTATGGACCTTCCTCCACAACTCCCCAGGAGAGCAGCAGGTAAGGCCAGACCACTCCCTCAAACCCTCAGAGCACTCCCTCAAACCCTCAGTGCACTCCCTCAAACCCTGGGCTCACCAGCGCTGTCGCTGTGGACACAGCAATTACAAAGACACCCAAAAGGAATACATCCTATAATTACATTAACTATGCTTTGATTTCCTCCCAAACAGGAAATATAGCACCGCTTATAAACAGGGATCTGAAACCAGGCAGACGGCCAAAGATTACAACAGGTTAGACTGAGCTTTTGCACACAGACAGCCATGACCCACACTGGCCTCTTTATAAGGCCTAAGTTCTGATATTTAAAGACCTGCTGCTtctgttacataatgaacattTGTTCTCCACACTTGGCCCACATGTCTGACAGGAGTAACAGGCATCTGGCTACTGTTGGCTGTGTTACTTGCCAGTATACCATCAGCTACACACTAGTCCCAGTGGACACATCCAGCTCCCACAGGAGTGCCTGTGGAAACCTAGTTTCAACTCTGTTCATGTGAAGAGGTGTATGATAAAGGTTTAAcctatttttttccctttgtgcAGAAAGAAGATCAAAGACTTTAGGCTCTAATGAACCGGTAGAAGTAAAACTTCTGTGTTTTTACTTGAGCAGATTCATCCTTTACCATAATATCAGAATCATATGATTAGAGCCTGATGATAttgacattattttattattacttttatttatttatttattttccagaaCACCATCAAGATTCCACCAAGGTAAGGGactatttttatgtatttgctCCATTTTAATAAAGTTAAAATAGTTTCTGTAACATGGAGCGATCACAAGGCGGACGTATACGCAGAGAAGACCGAGATCTATtaagatctatctatctattgaTGGGTTTTCTTTGACCATTATACGTCTTCTTAGCACAAATtagcaaaaatgcaaaaagccCTATTAAATATAGTAATGAAAGAATATATGTGTGTTCCAGACCAGTGAAATCTTTCCCAAGAGACCAGGGGAGTGAGTCATATTTCACAGATACCTTGTCTCAGAATACCCATGCATTTCACCATCATATCGATTCACCCCCAACCAGACCCCCACCCAACACCCCCTTCTGTCCTGccacaaactacacaaccccCCAGCCAGGGTGAGTGAGCATTAttagtgtttctctctcttttgcttaaacacacacacacacacacacacacaaggaggtaTACAATATCAGTAACAGGTTTACATTATTGACTTAATTTCTTACTTTTTACAGCTCAAGTCCAGATGGCAGTGAGGGTGTAAGTTGATTTTCtgatatatacacaaacaaccaaataaaCGACAACATACAGGTAATCAATCTGCCGTTTCTGCCCAGGTTAAAGAGAGCAGGTTATTGGGTAAGTATTACATTCAGTTACACTTGGAGTTCTGTTCACTGCTCTTCCTCTCAACACCTGTCACTCATCTCCTCTGGCTCCTCCCAAGTAACCAGGTTCAGGAATGACTCCTCCCACAGACACTCCCTGGATCTGGAGTCTCACGATCTGCATCAAAGGTACTTCATTGTCAGTGAAATCCTACCTGTTTCCACTGCCCTGCTCGACTCTGAGGAAGAATGTGAATTATGCATGACTGCCTTTACGAAACTGCTCCTTCCATCCTGTTGTGATCCTGTTATCTCTGTGCAAAGAAGGCCTCAATTACAACACATTATCACCCACTCAGCAGAGAACAGCtgataaaatatttgttaagCTCTTTATGAGTGCAGTTCAGTGGCAATTGGTGCAATGGCCATGTCTGAATCCCGAGACCTTATCAGAGTAGACCTGCAGCGCTGTAGTAGAAAAGAATGTGCAGGCAGCGTTTAGGCCATTATCAAAGGAAATCACATTTGCAGTAGACGCTCTACTCCTAGATGGGGGCAGGGAGGAGTTTTTACATGTCTTGCCCTATGTTGCAATcacaaggagaggagaggagagaacctGCCTCTGCAGTCCTCTGAACTGCTATAACCTTttagctgtgttacagtcaaagCCAAAAgatttgagactgacacaaattttggttttcgcAAAATTTACTGTCTcgtttttttagatccttttgtcagaagtttatatggtatagtgaagtacaattataagcatttcataggtttttaactttttattgacaaatacatcccttggatgagaagcaaccccacacatgaatggtctcaagatgcctcactgttggcatgacacatgGTAGTGCTCAcgttttcttctccagacaatcatttgtccagatgttccaaacagtctgaagggggcttcatcggAGAAAATAACTTAACTCCAGTCCTCTGCAGCCCAGTCAcaatacttcctgcagaatgtcagtctgtccttgatgtttttcttggagagaagtggttctttgctgcccttcttgaaaCCAAGcaatcctccaaaagcctttgcctcactgtgaatgcagatacactcacacctgccttctgccattcctgaacAAGCTCTCAACCAAAGGATGTAATAAAAAATTAGCCTAAAAatactgccatgaataaggaatggtatcaaagcctcctccaagagcaacttctcccaacaatctcaatttggtgatgaacgaTGTTCCAGCaagacagagcaccatgtcacaagacAAAAAATGATAACCAAATGGTTCAGTGAACAAAAATTTGAAATTTTGTATCTATGGCCAgaaaactccccagatctcaatcccattgagaacctgtggtcaatccgcAAAAAGACGgtgagcaaagaaaaacacagaaactgtgatcaactccaagcattgattaggcaagaatggagtgccatcagtcaagattttgcccagaagctgatatccagcatgcaaaggagaattgcagaagtcttaaaaagaagggtcaacactgtaaatatgaagtctttgcttaaactggatgtatttgtcaaaagtttttttaaaaaacgtatgaaatgcttataattgtacttcactataccatataaacatctgacaaaaggatctaaaaaaaaaactgaggcagtaaacatTGTGAAAACCAACATTTGTGTcattctcaaaacctttggcaaGGACTGTACATTAGGGGCCCTTCTGTTTGGGATTGTGCTTGGCTGAGGTATTTTAAGGAGGTTTCcctgttttcattgttttgttttgtggtgttcTTATAAAACAAAAGGCTTTGCTGCACATGTTTACAGTAATTGTGTCATTtatgttggccagaggaggatgggccccccatCTTCTCCAGGTCTCTTCCTCAtgctccagggagtttttcctggccactgtcacccttggcttgcgcACCGGGGCTTGGACTccgacatgtgtaaagctgctttgtgacaacagatatggaaataaatttgactttgatttgaTCATTTGTTGACAGTAATTGTGTCAGTTGTTGACAGCAACTGTATTATTTGTTGATAGTAACTA
It encodes the following:
- the LOC113585555 gene encoding cytokine-dependent hematopoietic cell linker isoform X1, encoding MERLNRVNRATGRLDDHCDSEENEYHEPEEPIKHFYPPRTKKADSQYADRHPMKTWASESGAEDYRKAMDLPPQLPRRAAGNIAPLINRDLKPGRRPKITTERRSKTLGSNEPNTIKIPPRPVKSFPRDQGSESYFTDTLSQNTHAFHHHIDSPPTRPPPNTPFCPATNYTTPQPGSSPDGSEGVKESRLLVTRFRNDSSHRHSLDLESHDLHQSQSKQRNTGSDSVRKHHEWPQVKADSENRSYTGHSKPKEVSAEQDWYVGAFSRAEAEHALHLVNQEGAFLVRDCSRNTTHEPFVLAVFYDNRVFNIQIRFCMETCKYTLGTRIKTTDTFDSVADIIKFHSIFPIMLIDGRNPLAMSSQKRHCILVYPVTIQDMNQLLS